A region of the Brachybacterium sacelli genome:
AGGCCGCGCCGCCCCAGCGGGCTGCGGTGACCAGGCCCGGAGCGTCGCGGACGAGCAGTCCCACCCCGCCCGCGCCGGCGGCGATGAGCACCACGTCGGAGAGGATGCACACCGTCACCACGGCGAGCACGTGCTGGCGGCGCAGTCCCTGACGGAGCACGAAGACGTTCTGGGAGCCGATGGCGATGATCAGGGCGAGGGAGGCGGCGAAGCCGTGGAGCGAAGCGGGCACAGCTCGACCGTAGAAGGAATTGTGATGAAGCACCAGCGAGGAGTATTGACGGAGCATTAGCATTGCTTCATGTCTATCGATCCGCAGTCGGCGCTCGCCCTGGCCTCCGTCGCGGAGTGCGGCACGCTCGAGCAAGCCGCCCAGGAACTGCACATCACCCCGTCGGCCGTGAGCCAGCGGCTCAAGCAGCTCGAGCAGCAGCTGGGGCAGCGCCTCCTGGTCCGCTCCCGACCGGTGCGGATCACCGAGGCCGGTGAGGCCGTCGTCCGCTTCGCCCGGCGCTACGCCGTCCTCGAGCACGACGCCGAGGCGGCGCTGGGGCTGGACGGGCGCGGCGCCGCGCCCCGGCTCACCATCGCGGTCAACTCCGACTCCCTGGCCACCTGGTTCCTCGGCGCCCTGGCCCGCTTCACGCAGCGGCACCCGGCCCAGGTGGAAGTGGTCCGCGAGGACCAGGACGTGACTGCCCGCCTGCTCGCCACCGGCGCCGCCGTCGCCGCGGTGACCTCCTCGTCCTCCCCCTCGCCGGGGTGCTCGGTGACAGCACTGGGCTCGCTGTCCTACACCTCGATGGCGGCCACGACGTGGTGGGAGCGGTGGGTGGGGGATCCTCGCGATCCCGATCCCGCCTCGGTCACGCCCGAGGTCCTGACCCGGGCGCCGCGCGTGGACTTCGACCGCAGCGACGAGCTGCAGGCGCACTGGTTGCACGAGCGCGGCGTCGATCCCGCGTCGGCCCCCGTCCACCACGTGCCCTCGACCCATGATCTGGCCCGTGCCGTCGAGCTCGGCCTCGGGTGGGCGATGCTGCTCGAGGGTCAGGGCATCGACATGCAGGAGCGCGGGGTGGGGGTCCCGCTGGGTGGGGGCGCCCTGACCACGCCGCTGTACTGGCAGGTCGCCCGGACGCCTTCGACTCTGCTCGGCGGACTCACCGAGGCCGTCGTCGCCGTCGCCCAGGAGACGCTGCTGCGCCCCTCCGCGCGCTGACGTGGGGACAATGGCCTCATGCCGGACGACATCGCCGCCACCTACGAGTTCTCCACCGATCCCGCGCGCCTGGACCGCGCGTGGGTCCACCACGTGCTGAGCACCCTCACCTACTGGGCCGCGGGTCGGGAGCGCACAGTCCAGGACCGCGTCATCGAGACCTCCCGCAACTACGCGATGTACGAGATCGCCACCGGGGCGCAGGTCGGCTACGCCCGCATCGTCACCGACGAGACCACCTTCGCGTGGCTGGCCGACGTCATCATCGACCCCGCCCACCGCCGCCGAGGTCTCGCCCGGGAGCTGCTCGACGGGATCCTGGAGGACCTCGCCCCGATGGGGCTGAAGCGCGTCGTACTCAAGGCCTCGGTCGAGGGCCGGGCGCTCTACGAGCAGGTGGGATGGGAATCGCTCGACGGCGCCGAGGACTGGTTGGAGCTGCGAGCGCGGTGAGGAGGGCGGCGCCGGCCCGGACCTGACCTATCGTGGTGCGGCGCACTGCTGCCACCTCCCCAGGAGCGATCGACGATGATGTTGCCCCAGCCCCGCCTGCACCAGGCCGCCACCACGCTCCCGCCCGGAGCGATCCGACCCCGGGGCTGGCTCGAGCGCCAGCTGCGCCTGCAGGCCGAGGGCATCACGGGGCGGCTTCAGGAGATCTGGCCCGACGTCGGTCCCGACAGCGGCTGGCTCGGAGGGCCGGGGGAGGACTGGGAGCGCGGGCCGTACTATCTCGACGGCCTGGTGCCGCTCGCGCACGCGCTCGGGGACCAGGGCCTGATCGCGAAGGCCAGGCCGTGGATCGAGTGGATGCTCGCCTCGCAGCGGGCCGACGGCTTCTTCGGCCCTGACCGGAACGAGGACTGGTGGCCGCGGATGGTGGCCGCGAAGGTCCTGGTCCAGCATGCCGACGCCACCGGGGACGAGCGCGTCGCCCCGTTCCTGCTGCGCTGGCATCGCTACCAGCACGAGCACCTGCCCTCCCGGCCCCTGTCCGACTGGGGCCGCGCACGCGGCGCCGAGGACGTGCTGACGATCGCGTGGACCTTCCGCGCGACCGGCCAGGAGTGGCTGCTCGAGCTCGCCGCCCTGGTCCAGGAGCAGACCTTCGACTGGAATCAGTACCTCACCACGGACCTGATCACCGGGCAGGCGCAGGTGTTCACCCATTCCACCCACGGCGTCAACGTCGCCCAGGGGCTCAAGACCGGTGCGACCGCGCATCTGCTCGACGGCGACCCCGCGCACCGCGAGCGCACCGAGGCGGCGCTGGCGAACCTCGAGCGCTGGCACGGCCAGGCCCACGGCTGGTTCTCCGGGGACGAATGGCTGGGCGGTCGCGAGGCCACCGCCGGCATCGAGACCTGCCTGGTGGTGGAGATGATGCACACTGCCGGGACGCTCTCGCGGATCTTCGGGGACGCCGTGCACGGTGACCGGCTCGAATCGCTCGCGCTCAACCTGCTGCCCGCCTCGAGCGATCCGCGGATGCGCGCCCACCAGTACCACCAGCAGGGCACGCAGATCGAGGCCTCGGTGGCCCGACGGAACTGGTCGTACTCGAGCGACGACGCGAACGTCTTCGGCCTCGAGCCGCACTTCGGCTGCTGCACCGCGAACCTCCACCAGGGATGGCCCAAGTTCGCCACCTCCCTGTGGGCCCGCGACACCGACGGAGGACTGCGCGCGGTCGCCTACGCCCCCGCGGAGATCCGGGCCGACTCAGGCGGCACACCGGTGACGATCACGGTCGAGACCGAGTACCCCTTCGAGGAGACCGTGCGCCTGAGGGTCGAGGCGGTGGACGGCGGCGCCCGCTTCCCGCTGCGGCTGCGCATCCCCACCTGGTGCGAGCAGCCGGAGCTCACGGTCGACGGGGTGCGGGTCCCTGCGAGACCGGGACCCGACGGACACGTCGAGCTCGCGCGGGACTGGGCCGGAACCACCCTGGTCGCCCTCACCCTGCCCATGCGAGCCCGTATCCTCCGGCGCGAGCGTCAGGCCGCGGCCGTGCACCTCGGCCCGCTGGTCATGGTCGCGAGCCCCGGGGAGACCTGGACCGCCGTCCCGGAGGCCCCTGGTCTGGGCGAGTGGGAGATCCACCCGCGCACCACCTGGAACTGGGCGCTGACGGACCTCGAGGACGCCCCGCGATGGCGCGTCGGCCGCGGCGCAGTCCCCGAGGCGCCCTTCGCACTCGGGGAGGCGACCTGGCTGGAGGCGACGGGCTGCCGGGTGCGGGCCTGGGAGAAAGACGGCGCCTCGGCGGACGTCCCGCCCGCCGGCCCGGTGCTCGACCACGGGCCCGTCCACACGTTCCGCCTGGTGCCGTACGGGACCGCTCGCCTGCGAGTGATGGAGTTCCCGGTCGCCGGGGCCTGGAGGAGCGCGGGCAACGAACAGGAGTTCTGAGCACGGTTCCCCTCGGCGTACGGCCAGTCTATGCCCTGGTGCGGGGCTTGCGGCAAGGCCCCCCGGCTGGGCAAGAATCACCCCTCGCGCCGCCTGCTCGGCTCGCGCACCGCACCATCTCCGGGGGAGACATGACACAGACCAGCACCTTCGACCTGCCCGCACGGGCGCGCCACAGAGCCGCACCCGAGCACACCGCCCGTGACGACGAGCAGTTCGGCGCCATCGCCGCGGCGCTCGCCGCCGACATCGGCGACGTCCGCCGCGCCCTCGAGGCAGCCCTCGCCCACCACAGGGGCGACGCCCAGGGGCGCGTCGAGCGCGATGCGAAGGTCGCCCACTTCCGCACCCGCCTGCGAGGACTGGAGGGATTCCGGCTCGATGCGGTGCTGGGCCGGATGACCCCGGCCGACGGATCCGCCCCGATCTACGTCGGCCGACTCGCGGTCCACGGGTCCGACGGGAGGCCGCTGCTGGTGGACTGGCGCTCGCCGGCCGCGGAGCCCTTCTTCGCCGCGACCCGCGCCGATCCGCGAGGGCTGGCCTCCCGTCGGCGCTATCGCTGGAGCGGTGGACGGGTCCGTGACTACTGGGACGAGACCTTGCTCCCGAGCGACGACGGGGCGCCGGCGGCTCCCGACGAGAGCCTCGACGTCGACTCGGCGCTGCTCGCCACCCTGGACCGGGCTCGCAGTCCGCAGATGGAGTCGGTGCTGACCACGCTGGCCGCCGACCAGGACGCCATCATCCGCGCCGGCGCCCGGGTCCCGCTGCTGGTCGACGGCGGTCCCGGCACCGGCAAGACCGTCGTCGCCCTGCACCGCGCCGCCTACCTCCTCTACAGCGACCCGCGGCTGCGGGACCGCCGCGGCGGGGTGCTGTTCGTCGGCCCCCACCATCGCTATCTCCACTACGTCGCCGACGTGCTGCCCAGCCTCGGCGAGGAGGACGTGCGCACCTGCACCCTGGCCGACCTGGTGCCGGAGGGCGAGGGAGCCGGTGCCGAGAGCGACCCCGAGATCGCCGCGCTGAAGGCGGCAGGGACCCTGGTCGACGCGATCGATCCCGCTGTCGCCCTGTACGAGGAGCCGCCGGAGCGCGAGCACCGGCTCGAGACCGACTGGGGCACCGTGCTCCTTCGCGGCGCGGACTTCGCCGACGCCTTCGAGGCCGTCGACCCCGCGAGTCCGCACAACCTCGCCCGCGAGGAGATCTGGGAGGAGCTCGCCGAGATCGTCGCCGCGCAGCTCGCGGACTCCTACGACGAGCACCCCGATCCCGCCCAGGTGCGCGCGGCCCTGTCCCTCGACGAGGACCTGGTGGCGCTCGTGCACCGCGCCTGGCCCCTGCTGAGGGCCACCGACCTCGTCGGCGACCTCTTCGAGGTCCCCGCCTACCTGCGGCGCTGCGCCCCTGACCTCACCGCGGCGGAGGTGGAGCTGCTGCAGCGGCAGGACGCCCGGGCCTGGACCGAGGCGGACCTGCCGCTGCTGGACGCCGCCCGGCACCGCCTCGGGGACCCCGGGGCCGAGGCCAGGCACCGGCGCCAGGAGGCCGCCCGGCAGGAGACCGTGGACGAGGTGGGACTGATGGTCGACTCCCTCATCGAGTCCGACAACTCCGACATGAAGGAGATGTCGATGCTGCGCGGCGAGGATCTGCAGGGTGCCCTGGCCGACGCGACGCCGGTGGAGGTCGCCCCGCCGGACGAGCTTGCCGGGCCCTTCGCCCACGTCGTGGTCGACGAGGCGCAGGAGCTCACCGACGCCCAGTGGGCGATGATCCTGCGCCGCTGCCCCTCCCGCAGCCTGACGATCGTGGGCGACCGGGCCCAGGCGGCCCGTGGGTTCCCCGACACCTGGCGGGAGCACCTCGCCGGGATCGGCCTGGACCGGGTGGAGATCAGAGCGTTGTCGATCAACTACCGCACGCCCCGGGAGATCATGGAGGAGGCCGCCCCGGTGATCCGCGCCGCGCTGCCCGACGCCAACGTACCCAGGTCGATCCGCGAGACCGGGGTGCCCGTGCGCCACGGCCGCACCGAGGAGCTCGAGGAGATCCTGGAGGCCTGGCTCGGTGAGCACGAGGAGGGCACGGTCGGCGTGATCGGGCACCCGACCCTCGTCTCCACGGCCCGGGTGCAGGCCCTCACCCCGCAGCTGGCCAAGGGCCTCGAGTTCGACCTTGTGGTGCTGGTGGACCCCGAGAACTTCGGCGAGGGTCTCGAGGGGGCGG
Encoded here:
- a CDS encoding GNAT family N-acetyltransferase is translated as MPDDIAATYEFSTDPARLDRAWVHHVLSTLTYWAAGRERTVQDRVIETSRNYAMYEIATGAQVGYARIVTDETTFAWLADVIIDPAHRRRGLARELLDGILEDLAPMGLKRVVLKASVEGRALYEQVGWESLDGAEDWLELRAR
- a CDS encoding beta-L-arabinofuranosidase domain-containing protein, whose protein sequence is MMLPQPRLHQAATTLPPGAIRPRGWLERQLRLQAEGITGRLQEIWPDVGPDSGWLGGPGEDWERGPYYLDGLVPLAHALGDQGLIAKARPWIEWMLASQRADGFFGPDRNEDWWPRMVAAKVLVQHADATGDERVAPFLLRWHRYQHEHLPSRPLSDWGRARGAEDVLTIAWTFRATGQEWLLELAALVQEQTFDWNQYLTTDLITGQAQVFTHSTHGVNVAQGLKTGATAHLLDGDPAHRERTEAALANLERWHGQAHGWFSGDEWLGGREATAGIETCLVVEMMHTAGTLSRIFGDAVHGDRLESLALNLLPASSDPRMRAHQYHQQGTQIEASVARRNWSYSSDDANVFGLEPHFGCCTANLHQGWPKFATSLWARDTDGGLRAVAYAPAEIRADSGGTPVTITVETEYPFEETVRLRVEAVDGGARFPLRLRIPTWCEQPELTVDGVRVPARPGPDGHVELARDWAGTTLVALTLPMRARILRRERQAAAVHLGPLVMVASPGETWTAVPEAPGLGEWEIHPRTTWNWALTDLEDAPRWRVGRGAVPEAPFALGEATWLEATGCRVRAWEKDGASADVPPAGPVLDHGPVHTFRLVPYGTARLRVMEFPVAGAWRSAGNEQEF
- a CDS encoding ArgP/LysG family DNA-binding transcriptional regulator gives rise to the protein MSIDPQSALALASVAECGTLEQAAQELHITPSAVSQRLKQLEQQLGQRLLVRSRPVRITEAGEAVVRFARRYAVLEHDAEAALGLDGRGAAPRLTIAVNSDSLATWFLGALARFTQRHPAQVEVVREDQDVTARLLATGAAVAAVTSSSSPSPGCSVTALGSLSYTSMAATTWWERWVGDPRDPDPASVTPEVLTRAPRVDFDRSDELQAHWLHERGVDPASAPVHHVPSTHDLARAVELGLGWAMLLEGQGIDMQERGVGVPLGGGALTTPLYWQVARTPSTLLGGLTEAVVAVAQETLLRPSAR
- the helR gene encoding RNA polymerase recycling motor ATPase HelR, producing MTQTSTFDLPARARHRAAPEHTARDDEQFGAIAAALAADIGDVRRALEAALAHHRGDAQGRVERDAKVAHFRTRLRGLEGFRLDAVLGRMTPADGSAPIYVGRLAVHGSDGRPLLVDWRSPAAEPFFAATRADPRGLASRRRYRWSGGRVRDYWDETLLPSDDGAPAAPDESLDVDSALLATLDRARSPQMESVLTTLAADQDAIIRAGARVPLLVDGGPGTGKTVVALHRAAYLLYSDPRLRDRRGGVLFVGPHHRYLHYVADVLPSLGEEDVRTCTLADLVPEGEGAGAESDPEIAALKAAGTLVDAIDPAVALYEEPPEREHRLETDWGTVLLRGADFADAFEAVDPASPHNLAREEIWEELAEIVAAQLADSYDEHPDPAQVRAALSLDEDLVALVHRAWPLLRATDLVGDLFEVPAYLRRCAPDLTAAEVELLQRQDARAWTEADLPLLDAARHRLGDPGAEARHRRQEAARQETVDEVGLMVDSLIESDNSDMKEMSMLRGEDLQGALADATPVEVAPPDELAGPFAHVVVDEAQELTDAQWAMILRRCPSRSLTIVGDRAQAARGFPDTWREHLAGIGLDRVEIRALSINYRTPREIMEEAAPVIRAALPDANVPRSIRETGVPVRHGRTEELEEILEAWLGEHEEGTVGVIGHPTLVSTARVQALTPQLAKGLEFDLVVLVDPENFGEGLEGAAARYVAMTRATAELAVLTGR